The following coding sequences lie in one Pontibacter sp. G13 genomic window:
- a CDS encoding nitroreductase, whose amino-acid sequence MPMLSGNSITEVIRQRRSIFPKDYSGESVDAEHIELMLENAHWAPNHGRTEPWHFVVLHSEDARKTFGEAHAQLYQMETPTEDFKQDKFEKLRRRPLECACLIMICMKRGSNPKIPEIEEIEAVACAVQNMHLTATGLGIGAYWSTGGMVYHDGMKKLLDLGEEDKCLGMMMIGMPGRGWPEGRRNSEWRDHVEWK is encoded by the coding sequence ATGCCCATGTTGAGTGGCAACTCCATTACCGAGGTGATTCGGCAGCGCAGATCCATTTTCCCGAAAGACTATTCGGGCGAATCCGTAGACGCCGAGCATATTGAATTGATGCTTGAAAATGCCCATTGGGCTCCCAATCATGGACGGACCGAGCCTTGGCATTTTGTGGTGCTTCATAGCGAGGATGCTCGAAAGACATTTGGCGAAGCACACGCCCAGCTTTATCAAATGGAAACCCCCACAGAAGATTTCAAGCAGGATAAATTTGAGAAGCTCCGCCGTAGACCGCTCGAATGCGCGTGCCTGATCATGATCTGTATGAAGCGGGGTTCCAATCCTAAAATTCCCGAAATTGAAGAAATCGAAGCTGTCGCTTGTGCCGTGCAAAATATGCACCTCACGGCGACTGGGTTAGGGATTGGAGCTTATTGGAGCACAGGCGGTATGGTGTACCACGATGGAATGAAGAAGCTGTTGGACCTTGGCGAAGAAGACAAATGCCTCGGCATGATGATGATCGGCATGCCCGGAAGAGGGTGGCCGGAAGGTCGCCGAAATTCCGAATGGAGAGATCACGTAGAGTGGAAATAA
- the surE gene encoding 5'/3'-nucleotidase SurE, translating into MSNSPVILISNDDGIHAPGILALINVAVQFGQVWVVAPDSAQSGMGHAISVGKPLRIYKEELPHGLTGYAVSGTPADCVKLGTGVVMPQKPDLILSGINHGANSSVSTIYSGTLSAAREGAIMGIPAIGFSFLNFSHQADLETAEFVVKKVVEMAIKQGMPAGQCLNVNIPDIPLAELKGIKVTRQAMGRWVEEFDERTDPFGRKYYWLTGQFQLQDKGQDVDFKALEDGYASLTPMTHDLTHHYQLNEMADWNVNF; encoded by the coding sequence ATGTCCAATTCCCCCGTTATCCTCATCAGCAATGACGATGGAATCCACGCACCCGGAATCCTCGCATTGATCAATGTCGCCGTTCAATTTGGCCAAGTATGGGTCGTAGCTCCAGACTCTGCCCAGAGTGGAATGGGGCACGCGATTAGCGTCGGCAAGCCGCTTAGAATCTACAAGGAGGAATTGCCACACGGCCTTACAGGATATGCGGTTTCGGGTACGCCCGCAGACTGTGTGAAATTGGGTACAGGGGTAGTGATGCCTCAAAAACCTGATTTGATCCTGTCTGGAATCAATCACGGGGCCAATTCCAGTGTGAGTACCATTTATTCGGGAACCCTATCTGCGGCACGTGAAGGCGCTATCATGGGGATTCCGGCGATTGGATTCTCGTTTTTGAATTTTTCCCATCAGGCGGATTTGGAAACTGCGGAGTTCGTGGTCAAAAAGGTGGTGGAAATGGCGATCAAGCAAGGCATGCCAGCAGGGCAATGTCTGAATGTCAATATCCCCGATATTCCTTTAGCAGAATTGAAAGGAATCAAGGTGACCCGCCAAGCGATGGGAAGATGGGTGGAAGAATTTGATGAACGTACCGACCCTTTTGGGCGAAAATACTACTGGCTGACGGGCCAATTTCAGCTTCAGGACAAAGGGCAAGATGTGGATTTCAAGGCTTTGGAGGATGGCTATGCTTCATTGACCCCGATGACCCACGACTTGACTCATCATTATCAGCTGAATGAAATGGCTGATTGGAACGTGAATTTCTAG